AATTGCCGAATGTGCATTCTTCAATGGAGTACGGTTTGGAATACGGCTCCGATAAGCTGGAAATGCAAAAAGGCGATGGCAAAAAAGTGTTTTTATTCGATGACCTGGTCGCGACCGGCGGCTCTTTGCAAGCCACGATGAAACTATGTGAAAAAGTCGGCTATGAAGTGATCGGCATCGGTTGTCTGGTGGACTTGAAAGCCCTGAACAGCTTCGAATACAACGGTATGAAAGCCCGCTCATTGATTCAGTTTGACGACTGACGTTCCTCTATTTCAAGCCATTCTAAATATGAAAAACGCCCAGGCCTGGGCGTTTTTTTGTATGGGACGAAAAGACGTGAAAAGCCGCGACGTGAAAAACCGCTATGGGTGGGCGCATTAGAGTTCGGATTTGGCGCGTGCAATCGCCGCCTTAACCTGTTCCGGTGCCGTGCCGCCCAAATGGCTTCGAGCCGACACCGATCCTTCCAACGTCAATACCTCAAAGACATCATCCGTGATGCTGCCGTGGAAGCCTTGCAAGGTTTCCAGCGACATTTCCGATAAATCCTGCCCGGTTTT
The nucleotide sequence above comes from Hydrogenovibrio thermophilus. Encoded proteins:
- a CDS encoding adenine phosphoribosyltransferase, with the protein product MSQHPLAQYLDAVPDFPKQGILFQDISPLLKTHFKETIDAMSGLFTEAEWAEVDYLVGIESRGFIFASALAYKHDKGFIKVRKPGKLPNVHSSMEYGLEYGSDKLEMQKGDGKKVFLFDDLVATGGSLQATMKLCEKVGYEVIGIGCLVDLKALNSFEYNGMKARSLIQFDD